The following are from one region of the Corynebacterium hindlerae genome:
- the pgm gene encoding phosphoglucomutase (alpha-D-glucose-1,6-bisphosphate-dependent), producing the protein MAHERAGQRATSADLIDIAALVAAYYTLEPDVTIPDQQVAFGTSGHRGSAFDTAFNENHILAITQAIVEYRASQGIEGPLFIGRDTHALSEPAMLSALEVLLATDIEVLVDDRGRYTPTPAVSHAILSHNAKLEGGVLGTSPQRADGIVITPSHNPPRDGGFKYNPPHGGPADTDATDWIAKRANELLENELEGIELTRVDGVLDERATRYNYMDNYVNDLPNVIDIEAIKKAGVRIGADPMGGASVDYWGRIAEVHGLDLTVVNPEVDATWRFMTLDTDGKIRMDCSSPNAMASLIDNRDKFDIATGNDADADRHGIVTPDAGLMNPNHYLAVAIDYLFAHRPGWGEHTAVGKTLVSSSMIDRVVAALGRDLVEVPVGFKWFVPGLVDGSVGFGGEESAGASFLRHDGTVWSTDKDGIILDLLAAEIIAVTGKTPSQRYAELADEYGAPAYARTDAEANREQKAVLKKLSPEQVTATELAGEPIVAKMTEAPGNGAAIGGLKVTTENAWFAARPSGTEDKYKIYAESFKGEEHLKQVQQEAQALVSEVLGNS; encoded by the coding sequence ATGGCACACGAGCGCGCTGGCCAACGGGCAACGTCAGCAGATCTTATTGACATCGCGGCGTTGGTGGCCGCCTACTACACCTTGGAACCTGACGTCACTATTCCGGATCAGCAAGTGGCGTTCGGCACCTCGGGCCACCGCGGTTCTGCCTTCGACACAGCCTTCAACGAGAACCACATCCTTGCTATCACCCAGGCGATCGTAGAGTACCGTGCCTCCCAAGGTATTGAGGGGCCACTGTTTATAGGTCGCGATACTCACGCGCTGTCGGAGCCGGCCATGCTGTCAGCGTTGGAGGTGCTGCTCGCCACCGACATTGAAGTGCTTGTCGACGACCGTGGCCGCTACACCCCAACCCCAGCGGTATCTCATGCCATTTTGTCCCACAACGCCAAGTTGGAAGGTGGCGTCCTTGGCACATCCCCGCAGCGCGCAGATGGCATCGTTATCACGCCATCGCACAATCCGCCGCGTGACGGTGGTTTCAAGTACAACCCACCGCATGGCGGACCTGCGGACACTGACGCCACGGACTGGATCGCTAAGCGGGCCAACGAGCTGCTGGAAAACGAGCTTGAGGGCATCGAGCTAACCCGTGTGGACGGCGTGTTGGACGAGCGTGCTACCCGCTACAACTACATGGACAACTATGTCAATGACCTGCCAAATGTGATCGACATTGAGGCTATTAAGAAGGCTGGCGTGCGCATTGGAGCTGACCCAATGGGCGGCGCTTCCGTGGACTACTGGGGGCGCATCGCTGAAGTTCACGGCCTGGATTTGACCGTCGTGAACCCTGAGGTAGACGCTACCTGGCGCTTCATGACCCTCGATACCGACGGCAAGATCCGGATGGACTGCTCCTCCCCGAATGCGATGGCATCGCTGATCGACAACCGAGACAAGTTCGACATTGCTACCGGCAACGATGCCGACGCTGATCGCCATGGAATCGTCACCCCAGATGCGGGGCTGATGAACCCGAACCACTACCTGGCTGTCGCAATTGATTACCTGTTCGCTCACCGTCCAGGGTGGGGAGAGCACACCGCCGTCGGTAAGACGCTTGTTTCCTCCTCCATGATTGACCGCGTCGTGGCGGCGCTGGGCCGTGACCTTGTGGAGGTTCCGGTCGGCTTTAAGTGGTTTGTGCCAGGGCTTGTCGACGGCTCCGTCGGCTTCGGTGGCGAGGAGTCTGCTGGTGCGTCCTTCCTGCGTCACGACGGCACCGTGTGGTCGACCGATAAAGATGGCATCATTCTCGACCTGTTGGCCGCAGAAATCATCGCGGTAACCGGTAAGACTCCGTCTCAGCGCTACGCCGAGCTTGCCGACGAGTATGGCGCGCCTGCTTATGCTCGCACGGACGCCGAGGCTAATCGCGAGCAAAAGGCTGTACTCAAGAAGCTGTCCCCGGAGCAGGTGACTGCCACTGAGCTGGCGGGGGAGCCGATTGTCGCGAAGATGACCGAAGCTCCAGGCAATGGCGCCGCAATCGGTGGTCTTAAGGTCACCACCGAGAATGCGTGGTTTGCAGCCCGGCCATCCGGCACGGAAGATAAGTACAAGATTTACGCTGAGTCCTTCAAGGGGGAAGAACACCTCAAGCAGGTTCAGCAGGAAGCCCAGGCGCTGGTTTCGGAAGTGCTGGGTAATTCCTAG
- a CDS encoding MauE/DoxX family redox-associated membrane protein: protein MFTVLSIVARFGLALVWLVSGYQKMANPMGFRQSIQAYELFSPGLVEVIALTLPPVEIVLGLFLLCGLFLRPAAMVTAVIMVGFIAGISSAAIRGLEIDCGCFSSGSGESGSLGWAIARDVLFLAMAVWAVKFPFRKLALHP from the coding sequence GTGTTCACAGTGCTCAGCATCGTGGCGCGGTTCGGGCTGGCGCTGGTGTGGCTGGTCTCGGGCTATCAAAAGATGGCCAATCCCATGGGTTTTCGACAGTCGATTCAGGCATATGAGCTGTTTTCGCCGGGGCTAGTGGAGGTTATTGCACTCACACTTCCTCCTGTGGAAATAGTGCTGGGACTTTTCCTCCTGTGTGGGCTGTTCTTGCGGCCCGCCGCAATGGTTACAGCAGTGATCATGGTCGGGTTCATCGCAGGGATCAGCTCCGCGGCGATCCGTGGCCTGGAAATCGATTGTGGCTGCTTCTCCTCGGGGTCTGGGGAGTCAGGCTCCTTGGGGTGGGCGATCGCCCGTGACGTGCTGTTTTTAGCGATGGCTGTGTGGGCAGTGAAGTTCCCATTTCGGAAACTGGCACTTCACCCCTAA
- a CDS encoding DsbA family protein, translated as MSNKIKSPNEKSNGFLWALVAVLVIAVAVVGYIFVSGKGAKIEKITEGFEKTEATFDLSMKDNAYQLKSDKATNSTPQVDLYEDFSCPHCSDLAIATDKDMLAAVDAGELIVNIRTLHFLDRGNNDGHSTRAGDALRVVAQTGDASAYWNFRDLLMQKQQEIYSKWTMQDFADAAKQVGASDEAVKQIAELPADHAEAVKVFEANAEKLQEETGKVSSPRVIKDGKDIEDLQNWVAVAKQS; from the coding sequence GTGAGTAATAAAATCAAGAGCCCAAATGAGAAGAGCAATGGCTTCCTCTGGGCATTGGTGGCTGTCCTCGTAATTGCCGTAGCTGTGGTTGGCTACATCTTCGTCAGTGGCAAAGGCGCCAAGATTGAAAAAATCACCGAAGGGTTCGAGAAAACTGAGGCCACCTTCGACTTGTCCATGAAAGACAACGCCTACCAGCTCAAGTCGGACAAGGCTACTAACTCAACTCCACAGGTAGACCTGTATGAAGACTTCTCTTGCCCGCACTGCTCAGACCTGGCCATTGCAACGGACAAGGACATGCTGGCCGCTGTCGATGCCGGTGAGCTGATCGTCAATATCCGCACTCTGCACTTCCTGGATCGTGGCAACAACGACGGCCACTCCACCCGCGCCGGTGATGCCCTCCGCGTCGTCGCTCAAACTGGCGACGCAAGTGCGTATTGGAACTTCCGTGACCTCCTTATGCAGAAGCAGCAGGAGATCTACAGCAAGTGGACCATGCAGGACTTCGCCGACGCTGCGAAGCAGGTCGGTGCCAGCGACGAAGCCGTCAAGCAGATTGCTGAACTTCCGGCAGATCACGCAGAAGCCGTGAAGGTTTTTGAGGCTAATGCTGAGAAGCTTCAGGAAGAAACCGGCAAGGTATCTTCCCCTCGCGTGATTAAGGATGGCAAGGACATCGAAGATTTGCAGAACTGGGTGGCAGTGGCCAAGCAGTCCTAG
- a CDS encoding Na+/H+ antiporter family protein: MNAVLIAVLIMLFLAVSRVHVVLSLFVGAVVGGLVAGLGLDGTMVAFEEGLSGGAKLALSYALLGAFAMAVASAGLPKLLANKLIGALKVESESAKKNAEAATKWGIVVGILAMAVMSQNLIPVHIAFIPLIVPPLLKVFNHLRLDRRAVACIITGGMITTYMWVPLGFGSIYLNDILLGNIDKAGMSTEGINVMSAMAIPAVGMIAGLLIAVLFSYRKPRTYQDLPIQGTVDKDEPVSRYKIIVSVIAIIATFTVQVAMQALDLEADSLLVGALIGLAIFLGTGAVNWREADDVFTAGMKMMALIGFIMITAQGFAAVMSATGHVETLVDSSAALFQGNKTAAAGAMLVVGLIVTMGIGSSFSTLPIIATIYVPLCMSMGFSPLATVALVGTAGALGDAGSPASDSTLGPTSGLNADGQHDHIRDSVIPTFLHFNLPLLVAGWVAAMVL, encoded by the coding sequence ATGAACGCAGTACTAATTGCCGTACTTATCATGCTTTTCCTCGCGGTTTCTCGCGTGCATGTCGTACTTTCGTTGTTTGTTGGGGCGGTTGTGGGTGGGCTCGTTGCCGGGCTTGGTCTTGACGGAACCATGGTCGCTTTTGAAGAAGGGCTTTCCGGTGGTGCGAAGCTAGCTCTGAGCTACGCCCTTCTTGGTGCTTTCGCGATGGCGGTGGCCAGTGCGGGATTGCCTAAGCTGCTCGCGAACAAACTGATCGGTGCGTTGAAGGTTGAGAGTGAGTCGGCTAAGAAAAACGCCGAAGCTGCCACCAAGTGGGGCATTGTCGTCGGTATTCTCGCGATGGCCGTTATGAGTCAGAACCTGATTCCGGTCCACATTGCATTCATTCCACTGATCGTCCCTCCGCTGCTCAAGGTCTTTAACCATCTGCGGCTGGATCGTCGCGCTGTGGCCTGCATTATCACCGGTGGCATGATCACCACGTACATGTGGGTGCCGCTGGGCTTCGGTTCCATCTATCTCAACGATATTCTCCTCGGCAACATCGATAAGGCGGGTATGTCCACCGAAGGCATCAATGTCATGTCTGCCATGGCGATTCCTGCCGTAGGTATGATCGCTGGTCTGCTCATTGCTGTGTTGTTCAGCTACCGGAAACCGCGCACCTACCAAGACTTGCCTATTCAAGGGACCGTCGACAAGGATGAGCCGGTGTCTCGGTATAAAATTATCGTATCGGTGATCGCGATCATTGCTACCTTCACGGTGCAGGTAGCAATGCAAGCACTCGACTTGGAGGCAGATTCCCTGCTGGTCGGCGCGCTGATTGGCCTGGCGATTTTCCTTGGTACGGGCGCCGTGAATTGGCGTGAAGCTGACGACGTGTTCACTGCAGGCATGAAAATGATGGCGCTCATCGGCTTCATCATGATCACCGCTCAAGGGTTTGCTGCTGTCATGTCTGCCACCGGCCACGTGGAAACCCTCGTGGATTCCTCCGCCGCGCTGTTCCAAGGTAATAAAACCGCAGCTGCGGGGGCGATGCTTGTGGTTGGTTTGATTGTGACCATGGGCATTGGGTCCAGCTTTTCGACGTTGCCGATCATCGCCACGATTTACGTGCCGCTATGCATGTCCATGGGATTCTCCCCGCTAGCAACGGTCGCGCTCGTCGGTACGGCAGGCGCGTTGGGCGACGCCGGTTCCCCGGCATCGGATTCCACCCTGGGGCCGACATCGGGTCTTAACGCTGATGGACAGCACGATCACATCCGGGACTCGGTCATCCCGACGTTCCTGCACTTCAACTTGCCGTTGCTGGTGGCGGGTTGGGTTGCTGCCATGGTTCTCTAG
- a CDS encoding pyridoxamine 5'-phosphate oxidase family protein: MTENSPITVLDREASFAKLGTQQLGRLVVRRKEEFDIFPVNYVLDGEDIYFRSAEGSKLFTVALNSEVLFEADEVSEGHAWSVVVRGEAHLLTSNKEIQHADSLPLKPWIPTLKYNFVKIVAHDISGREFDLGEEPERY, translated from the coding sequence ATGACTGAAAATTCCCCTATCACTGTCCTTGACCGCGAAGCATCTTTCGCAAAGCTGGGAACGCAGCAGCTCGGCCGGTTGGTTGTCCGCCGCAAAGAAGAGTTCGATATTTTCCCGGTGAATTATGTCCTCGACGGTGAAGACATCTACTTCCGCTCCGCGGAAGGTTCAAAGCTGTTTACTGTGGCATTGAATAGCGAAGTGTTGTTTGAGGCTGATGAGGTTTCCGAGGGCCACGCGTGGTCTGTGGTGGTTCGTGGTGAGGCACACCTGCTGACCTCGAATAAAGAGATCCAGCATGCGGATTCGTTGCCGTTGAAGCCGTGGATTCCAACATTGAAGTACAACTTTGTCAAGATCGTGGCACACGATATTTCGGGCCGAGAGTTCGATCTCGGTGAAGAACCAGAGCGTTACTAG
- the nadE gene encoding ammonia-dependent NAD(+) synthetase, producing the protein MSVRSEIVAALHTRPTIDPQEEINSRVQFLADYLRSTGLRGYVLGISGGQDSTVAGRLAQLAVEKLRTEGYDAEFWAMRLPHGVQADEEDARIALEFIRADHEVTVNIKPATAAMEAAVAQALGQENLGDFNRGNVKARQRMIAQYALAGEKGLLVIGSDHAAENVTGFFTKFGDGGADVLPLFGLSKRQGAALLSTLGAPESTWKKIPTADLEDDKPMQPDEIALGVSYADIDDYVEGTANVPVAAAQRIEHLWRIGRHKRTTPVTPQDSWWRD; encoded by the coding sequence ATGTCAGTGAGAAGCGAAATCGTCGCAGCATTGCACACCCGCCCAACGATCGACCCCCAGGAGGAGATCAATTCCCGCGTCCAATTCCTCGCAGATTACCTGCGCAGCACGGGGCTGCGGGGTTATGTGTTGGGGATTTCCGGCGGTCAGGATTCTACGGTGGCAGGTCGATTGGCGCAGTTAGCCGTCGAAAAGCTGCGCACAGAAGGCTACGACGCTGAATTTTGGGCGATGCGCCTGCCTCACGGCGTGCAGGCCGATGAGGAGGACGCACGTATCGCTCTAGAATTCATTCGCGCCGACCACGAGGTAACAGTCAACATCAAACCCGCCACGGCGGCTATGGAAGCAGCGGTCGCCCAGGCGCTCGGGCAGGAGAACCTTGGCGATTTCAACCGCGGCAACGTCAAAGCTCGCCAACGAATGATCGCGCAATACGCACTCGCCGGCGAAAAAGGTCTTCTTGTCATTGGCAGCGACCACGCGGCAGAGAACGTCACCGGGTTTTTCACCAAGTTTGGCGACGGCGGCGCAGACGTTCTGCCCCTCTTCGGACTGTCAAAGCGCCAAGGGGCAGCGCTCTTATCGACGCTCGGGGCGCCGGAATCCACGTGGAAAAAAATACCTACTGCTGACCTCGAAGACGACAAACCGATGCAACCCGACGAAATCGCCCTAGGGGTCTCATACGCCGACATCGACGACTACGTCGAAGGCACCGCTAATGTTCCAGTAGCAGCAGCCCAGCGCATTGAGCATCTATGGCGCATCGGGCGCCATAAGCGCACCACCCCGGTCACTCCCCAAGACTCCTGGTGGCGCGACTAA
- a CDS encoding sugar porter family MFS transporter, which translates to MNVQTQVPGYARLVALIAALGGVLFGYDTGVMSGALLYIGKDYQLTPATEGSITSMLLVGAALGALLGGRVADALGRKLTLILGGVVFVVGSLACAVATSVPMLGAARTLLGFAVGLVSIVVPMYISEMVPPAVRGSLVSLNTLMIVVGQLLAFLTNSALAHTGNWRLMLGLAAIPGAILAVGMMFMTDSPTWLYRKGKTAEADAVAQRVALKESGSADPRSAKQTRREEKEALKIRWVRTTVIIAVLVGITQQITGVNAIVYFAPKMMNMVGISTENAVYTSIVIGSVSVIACWVGMMLVDKVGRRRLLTIGLSGTTTSLILLAVAYNFAETNASISWAVLILMALFIAFQQAAVSLTTWLLLSELVPQQARGLGMGIAGLGLWTANWAVAQGFLPMVSAIGGPASFIVFAVLGGSALVFVLRYVPETAGRSLTEISEDMRARHSRFGKSATVG; encoded by the coding sequence GTGAATGTTCAGACTCAAGTACCCGGCTATGCCCGGCTCGTTGCCCTTATTGCTGCGCTGGGCGGTGTCCTGTTTGGATACGACACCGGTGTGATGTCCGGGGCGCTGCTCTATATCGGTAAGGACTACCAGCTCACGCCCGCGACGGAAGGTTCCATCACTTCGATGCTGCTCGTCGGGGCAGCACTAGGGGCGTTGCTCGGCGGACGAGTCGCTGACGCCCTCGGCCGTAAGCTCACCTTGATCCTCGGCGGAGTGGTGTTCGTAGTGGGATCCCTTGCCTGTGCGGTCGCGACCTCCGTGCCGATGCTGGGGGCCGCCCGCACTCTGCTCGGCTTCGCCGTTGGCCTGGTCTCGATCGTGGTGCCGATGTACATCTCCGAAATGGTCCCACCTGCGGTGCGCGGCTCGCTCGTTTCCCTCAACACCCTCATGATTGTGGTGGGGCAGTTACTCGCCTTTCTCACTAACTCGGCGCTAGCCCACACTGGAAACTGGCGACTCATGCTGGGGCTGGCCGCCATCCCCGGAGCCATCCTGGCCGTGGGCATGATGTTCATGACAGACTCCCCAACCTGGCTGTACCGCAAAGGTAAAACAGCGGAGGCTGACGCTGTGGCGCAGCGGGTGGCGTTGAAAGAATCCGGGTCTGCTGATCCACGATCCGCGAAGCAAACCCGACGAGAAGAAAAAGAAGCACTGAAAATCCGGTGGGTGCGAACCACCGTGATCATTGCCGTCCTCGTAGGCATCACGCAGCAAATAACCGGCGTAAACGCAATTGTGTACTTTGCGCCGAAGATGATGAATATGGTGGGGATTTCCACTGAAAATGCGGTCTATACGTCCATTGTGATCGGTAGCGTCAGCGTTATCGCGTGCTGGGTCGGCATGATGCTGGTGGACAAGGTGGGGCGGCGTCGCCTGCTGACGATTGGCCTGAGCGGAACGACGACATCCCTCATCCTGCTCGCGGTCGCCTACAACTTTGCTGAAACAAACGCCAGCATCTCCTGGGCCGTATTGATCCTCATGGCACTGTTTATCGCGTTCCAACAAGCGGCGGTGTCTCTGACAACCTGGCTCCTACTCAGTGAACTGGTGCCACAACAAGCACGTGGTCTTGGCATGGGCATTGCCGGACTTGGCCTGTGGACAGCAAACTGGGCAGTAGCCCAGGGATTCCTGCCCATGGTCAGCGCCATCGGCGGCCCAGCCTCCTTCATTGTCTTCGCAGTGCTAGGTGGATCTGCGCTAGTGTTCGTGCTTCGCTATGTTCCCGAAACCGCCGGCCGGAGTCTGACGGAAATTTCCGAGGACATGCGGGCACGTCACTCCCGTTTTGGTAAAAGCGCCACTGTCGGTTAA
- the ykgO gene encoding type B 50S ribosomal protein L36, with protein sequence MKVRKSLRSLKNKPGAQVVRRRGKVYVINKKEPRFKARQG encoded by the coding sequence ATGAAGGTCCGTAAATCCCTTCGGTCGCTGAAGAACAAGCCGGGCGCCCAGGTTGTGCGTCGCCGTGGCAAGGTCTACGTCATCAACAAGAAAGAGCCACGCTTCAAGGCTCGCCAGGGCTAA
- the nrdH gene encoding glutaredoxin-like protein NrdH, with amino-acid sequence MAITVYSKPACVQCVATKKALDRAGLEYNLVDISMDDDARDYVMALGYLQAPVVEANGEHWSGFRPERIRSLAAEVA; translated from the coding sequence ATGGCAATCACCGTTTACAGCAAGCCAGCTTGTGTCCAGTGCGTAGCAACCAAGAAGGCCCTCGATCGTGCTGGTCTCGAGTACAACTTGGTTGATATCAGCATGGACGATGATGCTCGTGACTATGTCATGGCACTTGGCTACCTGCAGGCGCCTGTCGTGGAAGCTAACGGCGAGCACTGGTCGGGTTTCCGTCCAGAGCGCATCCGCAGCCTCGCTGCTGAGGTTGCTTAA
- the nrdI gene encoding class Ib ribonucleoside-diphosphate reductase assembly flavoprotein NrdI yields the protein MLIVYFSSATGNTHRFVEKLGFPSARIPMHKSDEPLVVDEPYVLICPTYGGGASITGVNSKPVPVQVIRFLNNEHNRSLIRAVIAGGNSNFGTDFGVAGDVISKKCGVPYVYRFELMGNEEDVRIVRGGLLDNATQLGLTAA from the coding sequence ATGCTCATCGTCTATTTTTCTTCCGCCACAGGAAACACCCACCGGTTCGTCGAAAAGCTCGGCTTTCCTAGTGCCCGAATTCCGATGCACAAGAGTGACGAACCACTGGTCGTCGATGAGCCTTATGTGCTGATCTGTCCAACGTATGGGGGAGGGGCGTCCATTACTGGGGTGAACTCCAAACCTGTCCCAGTGCAGGTCATTCGATTCCTCAACAATGAGCACAATCGTAGCCTGATCCGAGCCGTGATCGCAGGAGGGAACTCCAACTTCGGCACGGATTTCGGGGTGGCGGGCGATGTGATCTCGAAGAAATGCGGCGTGCCCTATGTTTATCGCTTTGAGTTGATGGGCAATGAAGAAGACGTCCGCATTGTTCGTGGCGGGCTCCTCGATAATGCCACTCAACTCGGTTTGACGGCAGCGTAA
- the nrdE gene encoding class 1b ribonucleoside-diphosphate reductase subunit alpha: MAAADQLDYHALNALLNLYDNDGKIQFDKDRAAARQFFLQHVNQNTVFFHNLKEKLDYLLENNYYEQEVLDKYDFEFVKSLFKRAYAAKFRFTTFLGAYKYYTSYTLKTFDGKRYLERFEDRVCMVALTLAAGDKTMAENLVDEIISGRFQPATPTFLNSGKAQRGEPVSCFLLRIEDNMESIGRAINSALQLSKRGGGVALLLSNLREAGAPIKKIQNQSSGVIPVMKLLEDSFSYANQLGARQGAGAVYLHAHHPDIMKFLDTKRENADEKVRIKTLSLGVVIPDITFELAKKNDDMYLFSPYDVERVYGKPFADVPISEHYHEMVEDGRIRKTKINARQFFQTLAEIQFESGYPYIMFEDTVNEANPIAGRITHSNLCSEILQISTPSTFNADLSYKEVGEDISCNLGSLNIALTMDSPNFSQTVETAIRGLTAVSEQTSIDSVPSVKKGNEAAHAIGLGQMNLHGYLGRERIHYGSEEALDFTNVYFAAILYEAIKASTKIAQERGQRFQGFETSEYASGAYFDRFDPADFQPKTDRVKEIFAQSSVRIPDTEAWEALKREVMEHGMFNRNLQAVPPTGSISYINHSTSSIHPIASRIEIRKEGKIGRVYYPAPFMTNDNLEFFEDAYEIGFEKIIDTYAVATKYVDQGLSLTLFFKDTATTRDINRAQIYAWRKGIKTIYYIRLRQTALEGTEVEGCVSCML; this comes from the coding sequence ATGGCTGCTGCAGATCAGCTTGATTACCACGCGCTCAACGCGCTGTTGAATCTGTATGACAACGACGGCAAGATCCAGTTCGATAAGGACCGCGCCGCCGCCCGTCAGTTCTTCCTCCAGCACGTGAACCAAAACACCGTGTTCTTCCACAACCTGAAGGAAAAGCTCGACTACCTGCTGGAAAACAACTATTACGAGCAGGAAGTGCTCGATAAGTACGACTTCGAGTTTGTTAAATCCCTATTCAAGCGCGCATACGCGGCGAAATTCCGCTTTACCACCTTCCTCGGCGCCTACAAGTACTACACTTCGTACACCCTCAAGACCTTCGACGGTAAGCGCTACCTGGAACGTTTCGAAGACCGCGTCTGCATGGTCGCACTGACCCTCGCAGCCGGCGACAAGACCATGGCCGAAAACCTGGTTGACGAGATCATCTCCGGCCGTTTCCAGCCGGCAACTCCGACCTTCCTCAACTCCGGTAAAGCTCAGCGCGGCGAGCCAGTTTCCTGCTTCCTGCTGCGCATCGAGGACAACATGGAGTCCATTGGCCGCGCCATCAATTCCGCGCTGCAGCTGTCCAAGCGTGGCGGTGGTGTGGCGCTGTTGCTGTCCAACCTTCGTGAAGCGGGAGCTCCGATCAAGAAGATCCAGAATCAGTCCTCTGGTGTGATCCCCGTGATGAAGCTGCTCGAGGACTCCTTCTCTTACGCCAACCAGCTGGGCGCTCGCCAGGGTGCTGGCGCGGTGTACCTGCACGCGCACCACCCGGACATCATGAAGTTTCTGGACACTAAGCGTGAGAATGCCGATGAGAAGGTGCGCATTAAGACGCTGTCCCTCGGCGTAGTGATCCCTGACATCACCTTTGAGCTGGCGAAGAAGAACGATGACATGTACTTGTTCTCGCCTTACGATGTTGAGCGAGTCTACGGCAAGCCATTCGCCGACGTGCCGATCTCTGAGCACTACCACGAGATGGTAGAAGACGGTCGGATCCGCAAGACGAAGATCAACGCTCGCCAGTTCTTCCAAACGCTGGCAGAGATCCAGTTCGAATCTGGCTACCCATACATTATGTTTGAGGACACGGTGAATGAAGCGAACCCAATTGCCGGGCGCATCACTCACTCGAACCTATGCTCTGAAATCCTTCAGATTTCCACGCCGTCCACGTTTAATGCAGACCTGTCTTACAAGGAAGTTGGCGAGGACATTTCCTGCAACCTCGGTTCGCTGAACATTGCGTTGACCATGGATTCGCCGAACTTCTCCCAGACCGTGGAGACTGCGATCCGTGGTTTGACCGCAGTGTCTGAACAGACCTCCATCGACTCAGTGCCGTCTGTGAAGAAGGGCAACGAAGCCGCCCACGCTATCGGCCTCGGCCAGATGAACCTACACGGCTACCTGGGGCGCGAGCGTATTCACTACGGCTCGGAAGAAGCACTCGACTTCACCAACGTCTACTTCGCGGCCATTCTGTACGAAGCAATCAAGGCGTCTACCAAGATCGCGCAGGAACGTGGGCAGCGTTTCCAGGGCTTCGAGACATCTGAGTACGCCAGCGGCGCATACTTCGATCGCTTCGACCCGGCTGATTTCCAGCCTAAGACCGACCGCGTGAAGGAAATCTTCGCGCAGTCCTCCGTGCGCATTCCGGACACGGAGGCATGGGAAGCGCTGAAGCGTGAGGTCATGGAGCATGGCATGTTCAACCGCAACCTGCAGGCTGTGCCACCAACGGGATCGATTTCCTACATCAACCACTCCACGTCGTCGATCCACCCCATTGCTTCCCGCATTGAGATCCGTAAGGAAGGCAAGATCGGTCGCGTATACTACCCGGCGCCGTTCATGACCAACGACAACCTTGAGTTCTTCGAAGACGCCTACGAGATCGGCTTCGAGAAGATCATCGACACCTACGCCGTCGCCACCAAGTACGTGGATCAGGGGCTGTCTTTGACGCTGTTCTTCAAGGACACTGCCACTACCCGCGACATCAACCGTGCGCAAATCTACGCGTGGCGTAAGGGCATCAAGACTATCTACTACATCCGCCTGCGTCAAACCGCGCTGGAAGGTACAGAGGTAGAGGGCTGCGTTAGCTGCATGCTGTAA
- a CDS encoding FadR/GntR family transcriptional regulator encodes MPTMPIRPHAPLLETVLDQIGSDIVSGKIKSGEKFTLQTLCESFSISRTVARETMRALEHLGMVSSSRRVGITVLPSSQWSVFSEPIIRWRLREPSQRNEQLSSLTALREAVAPRAAAIAAVAASQREGQRLRDLAATMRTLGADEEGTSEEYLNTNLEFHSLLLECSDNEMFSALIPSISAVIRARYDAGGFDAQPSNELLDTYDALAEAVFHRDDNAASQECAKLIALESATA; translated from the coding sequence ATGCCAACCATGCCCATTCGCCCCCATGCTCCGCTCTTGGAGACTGTGTTGGATCAGATCGGCTCGGACATTGTCAGTGGCAAGATCAAATCGGGTGAGAAGTTCACCCTGCAGACGCTGTGCGAGTCCTTCTCGATTTCTCGCACCGTTGCTCGCGAGACCATGCGTGCACTAGAACACCTCGGAATGGTGTCCTCTTCACGTCGCGTTGGCATCACGGTGTTGCCATCCTCCCAGTGGTCGGTGTTTAGCGAACCGATCATCCGGTGGCGCCTCCGGGAGCCTTCTCAACGTAACGAGCAGCTGTCGTCCCTCACTGCTCTACGGGAAGCTGTAGCACCTCGCGCCGCCGCGATTGCAGCCGTGGCAGCGAGCCAGCGGGAGGGTCAGCGACTCCGTGACCTCGCAGCGACGATGCGCACGCTCGGCGCTGACGAGGAAGGAACCAGCGAGGAGTACCTCAACACCAACCTCGAGTTCCACTCATTGTTGCTGGAGTGCTCGGACAATGAAATGTTTTCTGCACTCATCCCATCGATTTCGGCGGTGATTCGCGCCCGATACGACGCCGGTGGATTCGACGCTCAGCCGTCGAACGAGCTCCTCGATACCTACGACGCCTTGGCGGAAGCCGTTTTCCACCGCGATGACAACGCAGCGTCGCAGGAGTGCGCGAAGCTGATTGCATTGGAGTCGGCCACCGCGTAA